A region of the Arthrobacter sp. FW306-07-I genome:
GGGGATTGGCCGGACGCCGGTCCGGGAAGCACTCAAGCGCCTGGAAAGCGACCATCTTGTGGTCTCATATCCCCGCCGCGGAACGTTCGCCACCATCGTCGACATCACCGAACTCGCCGACGTCTCCGAGCTGCGCGAATCCCTGGAGCCCCTGGCGGCACGCCGGGCGGCCAAGCTGGCAACGCCGGCTTTGCGCGCGGAGATTCGCGAGACCGCGGCGGCGATCGCCAAAATGGGGGACGGCTATGATCCCTACGACCTCATGCGGTACGACATCAAAGTCCACCGGCTGATCTACCGGGCCGCGGCCAACGCGCACCTCGAAGACGTCCTGATCCGCTACGACAACCTGGCCACCCGGATCTGGTGCATGGTGCTGGAAAAGGTGCCGTCCGTTGCGTCGCACATCGCCGAGCACGTGGAGCTGCTGGAGGCAGTGGCCGACGGCGATTCCGACCGGGCGGGCAAACTCGCCCTGGAGCACGTCACCAGTTTCGAACAGGCCATCCGCAGCGTGCTTTAGTCGTCGTGTTTAAAGCGCAGCTACTGCAGCCGCTGGCGCACTTCCTTCGCGAACTCCATGGTGGTGGCTGATCCGCCGAGGTCCGGAGTGGCCACTCCGTCCGCAAGCGTGGATTCGAAAGCGCTTGTCAGGGACCGCGCTGCCGCCACCTCCCCCAGGTGCTCCAACATCATGGCCGCAGCCCAAAGGGCACCGACCGGGTTAGCGATGCCCTTGCCGGCGATGTCCGGGGCAGAACCGTGAACGGGTTCGAACATCGACGGGAAGCGCCGTTCAGGGTTCAGGTTGGCGCTCGGCGCGATGCCGATGGAGCCGGCGACGCCGGCCACAAGGTCGGACAGGATATCGCCGAACAGATTCGAGGCCACGATGGTGCGGACACTGGTGGGCTTCATGACCAGCCGGGCAGCGAGCGCATCGATGAGCACCTTGTCCACGGTGACGCCTGGGAACTGGGCCACCGTGGAAGCGACCACTTCGTCCCAGAACGGCATGGTGTGGATGATGCCGTTGGATTTGGTGGCTGAGACCAGCGTTCCGCCACGGCCGGCGGCTGCTTGGGCTGCATAGCGCGCCGCCCTGCTGATGCCGGCCCTGGTAAACACACTCTCCTGGACGGCGAACTCCGCCTCCGTCCCGGCGCCAAAGCGCCCGCCGATCTGCGAGTATTCGCCCTCAACGTTCTCCCGCACCACCACAATGTCCAGGTCTTCGATGCCCGGCATCGCACCGGTGACGCCGGGCAGCAGCTTCATGGGGCGCAGGTTGATGTACTGGTCGAACTCGCGGCGGATGGGAATCAGCAGTCCCCACAGGGTCACGTCGTCCGGGACGTCAGGGGTTCCCACGGCGCCCAGGAAGATGCCGTCGCCACTGCTGAGCTGCTCAATACCGTCAACCGGCATCATCCTGCCGGTCTTGACGTACAGGTCGCTGTTCCAGTCCCGGACCCGCCAGGTAACGGTAAAGCCGTGCAGCCCGGCCAGGGCGTCCACGCATTCCATGGCCACGTCGGTGACATCCACGCCGATGCCGTCGCCGGGAATTGAGTCGATGGTGAAGTTGCGGCTCATGGGTTTCCTATCATTTCCGGCGTACCTGTATACGGATAAAGCTTAGGCCGGACTTGGCACCACCTGCTCCGGCCCACCGGGGCCCTGCGAAACGTAACCGTCCCGTCGCCGTCGGACGCCTTCCGCATGTGACGTGGAATACTTCCCTACAGGTGAGCGGCCAGGGAGGCCGGAGGAAGTGTGGAAAGGCCGGTCAACATGCAGGAAACGGTTAACGAGGACCAGCAGGCACGCCGGCATGTGCTGTCTGCTGTGTCCCGGGAACGCGGGCTTGGGCTGCGCCCGGACCCGGACTTCGACCGGCGCCTCGAGGAGCACTTTCCCACGCTCCGCAGCCTGTTCCACTCCCTGTACGGCGACCGCAATGACTGGCTGGACCAGCTCACGGACCTGGTCCTCCAATGTGCCCGCTCCTGGCAGGAGCGTTCCCCGGAGCTGAAGGCCCTGGACGCCGAACGCGAAGGGACTCCCGACTGGTTCCAGTCCAACCGGATGCTCGGCGGGGTCTGCTACGTGGACCGCTATGCCGAAAGCCTGGAAGGGGTGCGCGCCCGCATCCCGTACTTCAAGGAACTGGGCCTGACCTACCTGCACCTCATGCCCCTGTTCCTGGCACCCGAACCCCATTCGGACGGCGGCTACGCGGTCTCGAGCTACCGGCAGGTCAACCCGAAGGTGGGCACAATGGAGCAGCTGCGCTCCCTTGCAGCGGAGCTGAAGGCCAACGGCATCAGCCTGGTGGTGGATTTCATCTTCAACCACACCTCGGACGAGCACGAATGGGCCCGGAAGGCAGCCGCGGGAGATCCCGAATTCAGCGACTACTACTGGATCTTCCCGGACCGGACCATGCCGGACGCCTTCGAGGCGAACGTCCGCGAGATCTTTCCCGAGAACCACCCCGGCTCCTTCATCCAGATGGAGGACGGCCGGTGGGTGTGGGCCACGTTCCACACGTACCAGTGGGACCTGAACTACGCCAACCCGGAGGTGTTCCGGGCCATGGCCGGCGAGATGCTGTTCCTCGCCAACCAGGGCGTGGACATCCTGCGCATGGATGCGGTGGCGTTCATCTGGAAGCAGCTCGGCACGCCCTGCGAAAACCTCCCGCAGGCGCACACGCTGCTGCGGGCCTTCAACGCCGTGTGCCGGCTG
Encoded here:
- a CDS encoding tartrate dehydrogenase, producing MSRNFTIDSIPGDGIGVDVTDVAMECVDALAGLHGFTVTWRVRDWNSDLYVKTGRMMPVDGIEQLSSGDGIFLGAVGTPDVPDDVTLWGLLIPIRREFDQYINLRPMKLLPGVTGAMPGIEDLDIVVVRENVEGEYSQIGGRFGAGTEAEFAVQESVFTRAGISRAARYAAQAAAGRGGTLVSATKSNGIIHTMPFWDEVVASTVAQFPGVTVDKVLIDALAARLVMKPTSVRTIVASNLFGDILSDLVAGVAGSIGIAPSANLNPERRFPSMFEPVHGSAPDIAGKGIANPVGALWAAAMMLEHLGEVAAARSLTSAFESTLADGVATPDLGGSATTMEFAKEVRQRLQ
- a CDS encoding amylosucrase, producing MQETVNEDQQARRHVLSAVSRERGLGLRPDPDFDRRLEEHFPTLRSLFHSLYGDRNDWLDQLTDLVLQCARSWQERSPELKALDAEREGTPDWFQSNRMLGGVCYVDRYAESLEGVRARIPYFKELGLTYLHLMPLFLAPEPHSDGGYAVSSYRQVNPKVGTMEQLRSLAAELKANGISLVVDFIFNHTSDEHEWARKAAAGDPEFSDYYWIFPDRTMPDAFEANVREIFPENHPGSFIQMEDGRWVWATFHTYQWDLNYANPEVFRAMAGEMLFLANQGVDILRMDAVAFIWKQLGTPCENLPQAHTLLRAFNAVCRLAAPSLLFKSEAIVHPDEVALYIDPKECQLSYNPLQMALIWESLATRDASLLAQALERRHNIPDGTAWVNYVRSHDDIGWTFADEDAAELGINGFDHRRFLNSFYVNRFPGSFARGVPFQDNPKTGDCRISGTTASLCGMELDPAEAVERILLAHSVPFSTGGIPLLYLGDEVGQVNDYGYASEPGHGEDSRWVHRPHFPAEQYARRLDPATPEGAVYAGLKRMIEVRANTAELAGTTLVDFHTNNRSVLAYQRPGDPEDGSAVLSLANFSDSAQTLPPETFGGFAPAAVDLLSEAALQLDDGVTLLPRQYLWLRVTPA
- a CDS encoding GntR family transcriptional regulator is translated as MSVTLENHLAGEGDLSLSEQAYRHLRDRLIMLDIRPGEAINDGKLAAELGIGRTPVREALKRLESDHLVVSYPRRGTFATIVDITELADVSELRESLEPLAARRAAKLATPALRAEIRETAAAIAKMGDGYDPYDLMRYDIKVHRLIYRAAANAHLEDVLIRYDNLATRIWCMVLEKVPSVASHIAEHVELLEAVADGDSDRAGKLALEHVTSFEQAIRSVL